A single region of the Streptomyces sp. NBC_00236 genome encodes:
- a CDS encoding SDR family NAD(P)-dependent oxidoreductase translates to MRPVPHPKALDGKVVVVTGAARGQGAAEAAALAREGAQVIATDREPVDGCRGLDVTSEKDWAGLAAELRETYGHVHGLVNNAGITWRARVGDVRPEDMARVHAVNVTGPLLGIQYLMPLMPPGSSIVNVGSSAALTAHYPVAYTTSKWALRGLSKTAALELGPRGIRVNTIHPGYIETEMTASASPAFRETNIRETPLGRTGTVEEVAPLVVFLLSDRSSFITGAEIPVDGGLTAHGGVKSVSDALRPAGSPSARPDAAARATSSGPTHDPGGTAQQGGHHEQPA, encoded by the coding sequence GTGAGACCCGTACCGCACCCCAAGGCGCTGGACGGCAAGGTCGTCGTCGTCACCGGCGCTGCCCGCGGCCAGGGTGCGGCCGAGGCCGCCGCCCTGGCCCGTGAAGGGGCCCAGGTCATCGCGACCGACCGGGAACCCGTGGACGGCTGCCGCGGCCTGGACGTCACCAGCGAGAAGGACTGGGCCGGACTCGCCGCCGAGCTGCGGGAGACGTACGGGCACGTACACGGCCTGGTCAACAACGCCGGCATCACGTGGCGCGCCCGCGTCGGTGACGTGCGCCCCGAGGACATGGCGCGCGTCCACGCGGTCAACGTCACCGGGCCGCTTCTCGGCATCCAATACCTCATGCCCTTGATGCCGCCGGGTTCCTCCATCGTGAACGTGGGCTCCTCGGCAGCCCTCACCGCCCACTACCCGGTCGCCTACACGACCAGCAAGTGGGCGCTACGAGGCCTGTCGAAGACGGCCGCACTGGAACTGGGACCCCGTGGAATCCGCGTCAACACGATCCACCCCGGCTACATCGAGACCGAGATGACCGCCTCCGCCTCCCCCGCCTTCCGGGAGACGAACATCCGCGAGACCCCACTGGGGCGGACCGGAACCGTCGAGGAGGTCGCTCCACTGGTGGTCTTCCTGCTGTCCGACCGGTCGTCGTTCATCACCGGCGCGGAGATCCCCGTCGACGGCGGCCTCACGGCGCACGGCGGCGTCAAGTCCGTGTCCGACGCCCTGCGCCCCGCGGGTTCACCATCCGCCCGGCCGGACGCCGCAGCTCGGGCAACCTCCTCTGGACCAACTCATGATCCAGGCGGAACCGCCCAGCAGGGCGGCCATCACGAGCAGCCGGCGTGA
- a CDS encoding helix-turn-helix domain-containing protein, whose amino-acid sequence MGRHTKEAERLAARLRALKCRAGVSYEVLARSTGVSRSTLHRYGTGSLPASFGHVLAFGRACGATQEELREIHTLWALATAEAGTAQRDREAGAGAGSAPAGACVTEPTDGAAPGQVPDGAPGTGAEPTTVVQAVGRTRIRSRRLLVMAALLGGSAWIMSWSRGGCPSCGVRPGGW is encoded by the coding sequence ATGGGGAGACACACGAAGGAAGCCGAGCGGTTAGCGGCCAGGCTCAGGGCACTCAAGTGCCGTGCGGGTGTCAGTTACGAAGTGCTGGCGAGGAGCACCGGAGTCAGCAGGTCCACCCTCCACCGCTACGGCACGGGCAGTTTGCCTGCTTCGTTCGGGCATGTCCTCGCCTTCGGCAGAGCGTGTGGCGCGACGCAGGAGGAGCTGCGCGAGATCCACACGCTGTGGGCACTGGCCACCGCGGAGGCGGGCACGGCGCAGCGCGACCGGGAGGCCGGGGCAGGGGCGGGGAGCGCACCGGCCGGCGCGTGCGTGACGGAACCTACGGATGGGGCCGCTCCCGGTCAGGTACCGGACGGGGCGCCGGGGACGGGCGCGGAGCCGACGACCGTGGTGCAGGCGGTGGGGCGCACGCGGATACGGTCACGCCGGCTGCTCGTGATGGCCGCCCTGCTGGGCGGTTCCGCCTGGATCATGAGTTGGTCCAGAGGAGGTTGCCCGAGCTGCGGCGTCCGGCCGGGCGGATGGTGA
- a CDS encoding methyltransferase domain-containing protein, whose amino-acid sequence MNTATTPSAPVPAGDYVHGYSPREGRRLGDQADILAQLLHAGTAYPAGSRVLELGCGIGAQTVHLLRSSPRAHIVAVDRSEESLAQARSRVAGFASHAQVEWHRADVYDLPFADGEFDHVFVCFVLEHLPDPRRALTGLRRVLRPGGTVTVIEGDHGSAFFHPDSASARSAIDCQVRLQAAAGGDAQLGRRVQPLLAGAGYDEVTVRPLTVYADGTRPALVEGFTRNTFIAMVASVRDKALAASLTTTAEWEQGIADLRRTAEVDGTFHYTFFKGVAVNPPSRARN is encoded by the coding sequence ATGAACACAGCCACGACCCCTTCCGCACCTGTCCCGGCGGGCGACTACGTGCATGGCTACTCGCCGCGTGAGGGACGGCGGTTGGGCGACCAGGCGGACATACTGGCCCAGTTGCTGCACGCCGGCACGGCCTACCCCGCGGGCAGCAGGGTCCTGGAGCTCGGATGCGGGATCGGCGCCCAGACCGTCCATCTGCTCAGGTCGAGCCCCCGGGCGCACATCGTCGCGGTGGACCGGTCCGAGGAGTCCCTCGCGCAGGCCCGCTCCCGCGTCGCCGGGTTCGCCTCCCACGCCCAGGTGGAGTGGCACCGCGCCGATGTGTACGACCTGCCCTTCGCCGACGGGGAGTTCGACCACGTCTTCGTGTGCTTCGTGCTGGAACACCTGCCGGATCCCCGGCGGGCGCTGACCGGACTGCGGCGTGTGCTGCGGCCCGGGGGCACCGTCACCGTGATCGAGGGGGACCACGGGTCGGCGTTCTTCCACCCCGACAGCGCGTCCGCCCGGTCCGCGATCGACTGCCAGGTCCGGCTCCAGGCGGCGGCCGGGGGCGACGCGCAGCTCGGCCGGCGGGTCCAGCCGCTGCTGGCCGGTGCCGGATACGACGAGGTCACGGTCCGTCCGCTCACGGTCTATGCCGACGGAACCCGGCCCGCCCTGGTCGAAGGCTTCACCCGCAACACCTTCATCGCCATGGTCGCGTCCGTTCGTGACAAGGCTCTGGCTGCTTCCCTCACCACCACGGCCGAGTGGGAGCAGGGGATCGCCGACCTGCGCCGCACCGCCGAGGTCGACGGAACGTTCCACTACACGTTCTTCAAGGGCGTCGCCGTGAATCCGCCGTCCCGGGCCAGGAACTGA
- a CDS encoding cellulase family glycosylhydrolase, with the protein MKRLLALLATCATILGLTALYGPQAVAAAGCKVDYTVTSQWQGGFQAGVKVTNLGAPVSGWKLDIAMPDGGQKLVQGWNATWSQSGSTVTAAGLDWNRTLNTGAAADLGMVGSFTGANPKPTAFKLNGVTCTGSVDGTTPDPDPEPGGEGTPVGINGQLHVCGVHLCNQYDRPVQLRGMSTHGIQWFSQCYNNASVDALANDWKADLLRVAMYVQEDGYETDPAGFTSRVNNLVDMAEARGMYALIDFHTLTPGDPNYNLDRAKTFFASVAARNAGKKNVIYEIANEPNGVSWTAIKNYAEQVIPVIRAADPDAVVIVGTRGWSSLGVSDGSSESEVVNNPVNATNIMYAFHFYAASHKDSYRAAVSRASSQLPLFVTEFGTVSATGGGALDRSSTTAWLDLLDQLKIGYANWTYSDAPESSAALRPGTCDGSDYSSSGVLTESGTLLKSRISTADNFPTS; encoded by the coding sequence GTGAAACGCCTTCTGGCTCTACTGGCAACCTGTGCGACGATCCTGGGCCTCACGGCCCTGTACGGCCCCCAGGCGGTGGCTGCCGCCGGATGCAAGGTCGACTACACGGTCACCAGCCAGTGGCAGGGCGGCTTCCAGGCCGGTGTGAAGGTCACCAACCTGGGTGCACCGGTCTCCGGCTGGAAGCTCGACATCGCCATGCCGGACGGCGGGCAGAAGCTCGTCCAGGGGTGGAACGCCACCTGGTCGCAGTCCGGTTCCACGGTCACGGCCGCCGGTCTCGACTGGAACCGTACGCTGAACACGGGTGCGGCGGCCGACCTGGGGATGGTGGGTTCCTTCACGGGCGCCAACCCGAAGCCGACGGCGTTCAAGCTCAACGGCGTCACCTGCACCGGCTCCGTCGACGGGACGACGCCCGACCCCGACCCCGAGCCGGGGGGCGAGGGCACCCCCGTGGGCATCAACGGGCAGCTCCACGTCTGCGGCGTCCACCTGTGCAATCAGTACGACCGTCCCGTGCAGCTGCGGGGGATGAGCACGCACGGCATCCAGTGGTTCAGCCAGTGCTACAACAACGCGTCCGTGGACGCGCTGGCGAACGACTGGAAGGCGGACCTGCTGCGCGTCGCCATGTATGTGCAGGAGGACGGTTACGAGACCGACCCCGCGGGATTCACCAGCCGTGTGAACAACCTCGTCGACATGGCCGAAGCGCGGGGCATGTACGCCCTGATCGACTTCCACACCCTGACGCCGGGTGACCCGAACTACAACCTCGACCGCGCCAAGACGTTCTTCGCCTCCGTCGCGGCCCGCAACGCCGGCAAGAAGAACGTGATCTACGAGATCGCCAACGAGCCCAACGGCGTGAGCTGGACGGCCATCAAGAACTATGCCGAACAGGTCATCCCGGTGATCCGTGCCGCCGACCCGGACGCCGTGGTCATTGTCGGGACCCGCGGCTGGTCGTCGCTGGGGGTGTCGGACGGCTCCAGCGAGAGCGAGGTCGTCAACAACCCCGTCAACGCCACCAACATCATGTACGCGTTCCACTTCTACGCGGCGAGCCACAAGGACTCCTACCGTGCCGCGGTCAGTCGGGCGTCCTCCCAACTGCCGCTCTTCGTCACCGAGTTCGGGACGGTGAGCGCCACCGGTGGCGGGGCGCTGGACCGGTCGAGCACCACGGCCTGGCTGGATCTGCTCGACCAGCTCAAGATCGGCTACGCGAACTGGACCTACTCGGACGCTCCCGAGAGCAGCGCTGCGCTCCGGCCCGGCACCTGCGACGGCAGTGATTACAGCAGCAGTGGTGTGCTGACCGAATCGGGGACGCTGCTCAAGAGCAGGATCAGCACCGCCGACAACTTCCCCACCAGCTGA
- a CDS encoding lytic polysaccharide monooxygenase auxiliary activity family 9 protein, protein MTRSRKQLASLATVLATLFGAIALALFGQGSAQAHGVTMTPGSRTYLCWLDAKTSNGSLDPTNPACKAALSESGPNSLYNWFAVLDSNAGGRGAGYVPDGKLCSAGDRSPYNFTGYNAARSDWPRTHLTSGKTIQVQHSNWAAHPGSFRVYLSKPGYSPSTELGWDDLELIDTVTNPPATGSPGTDGGHYYWDTALPSGRSGDAVMFIQWVRSDSQENFFSCSDVVFDGGNGEVTGIRGSGSTPTPDPTDPTPTPTPTDPHTGCMAVYSVTSSWGGGFQGSVEVMNHGTTALEGWAVKWTPGAGTTISSAWNGALTTGSDGALTVRNAEYNRTVPPDGSVTFGFTATSTGNNFPVGSIGCVTP, encoded by the coding sequence ATGACCCGAAGCAGGAAACAACTTGCCTCCCTGGCGACGGTGCTCGCGACGCTGTTCGGCGCCATAGCCCTGGCGTTATTCGGCCAGGGCAGCGCGCAGGCGCACGGCGTGACGATGACGCCGGGGTCGCGCACCTACCTCTGCTGGCTGGACGCCAAGACCAGCAACGGCTCCCTGGACCCGACCAACCCGGCGTGCAAGGCCGCACTCAGCGAGAGCGGCCCGAACTCGCTGTACAACTGGTTCGCCGTACTCGACTCCAACGCCGGTGGGCGGGGGGCCGGCTACGTCCCCGACGGGAAGCTGTGCAGCGCCGGTGACCGGTCGCCGTACAACTTCACCGGATACAACGCCGCGCGCTCCGACTGGCCCCGCACGCATCTGACGTCCGGGAAGACGATCCAGGTCCAGCACAGCAACTGGGCGGCGCATCCGGGCTCCTTCCGGGTCTACCTGTCCAAGCCCGGCTACTCACCGAGCACCGAACTTGGCTGGGACGACCTGGAGTTGATCGACACCGTCACCAACCCGCCCGCGACGGGCTCGCCCGGTACCGACGGCGGTCACTACTACTGGGACACGGCGTTGCCCTCGGGCCGCTCGGGTGACGCGGTGATGTTCATCCAGTGGGTGCGCTCGGACAGCCAGGAGAACTTCTTCTCCTGCTCCGACGTCGTCTTCGACGGCGGCAACGGTGAGGTGACCGGCATCCGCGGCTCGGGCAGCACGCCCACTCCGGACCCGACCGACCCGACTCCGACGCCCACTCCGACCGACCCGCACACCGGGTGCATGGCCGTCTACAGCGTCACCAGCTCCTGGGGCGGCGGCTTCCAGGGATCCGTCGAGGTCATGAACCACGGCACGACGGCGCTCGAGGGCTGGGCCGTGAAGTGGACTCCCGGCGCGGGCACCACCATCAGCAGTGCGTGGAACGGTGCGCTGACCACGGGGTCCGACGGCGCGCTCACGGTCAGGAACGCCGAGTACAACCGGACCGTCCCACCGGACGGCAGCGTCACCTTCGGGTTCACGGCGACATCGACCGGCAACAATTTCCCGGTCGGCTCGATCGGCTGCGTCACCCCGTAG
- a CDS encoding AraC family transcriptional regulator, whose product MRPTVGEGPDPDAWEVARPRRPGRVAGADMAGFGVPGRLAGGLRVVPHPAVMLVIEVGACRAVVDDGAGRRHRGSVLAGPGFGDGGAVRAWGSQVECVQVRLSPVVARAVLGVSPVDVAGAMAVLDDLWGRDAARAREQLGEASSWEERFALTDALLARRCDARSPVDPEVARAWERIVAGRGRVRIGPLADELGWSRKRLWSRFHAQIGMPPKRAAQLVRFDHAAHRLVAGEDVSQVAAEGGYFDQSHLHRDVMAFTGLTPTTVAGEPFLTIDDTAWPGTERANARP is encoded by the coding sequence ATGAGGCCGACCGTGGGTGAGGGGCCCGACCCGGACGCCTGGGAGGTGGCACGCCCCCGGCGGCCGGGTCGGGTCGCCGGTGCGGACATGGCCGGCTTCGGTGTCCCCGGCCGGTTGGCGGGCGGCCTGCGGGTGGTCCCGCATCCGGCCGTGATGCTGGTCATCGAGGTCGGTGCGTGCCGGGCCGTCGTGGACGACGGCGCGGGACGGCGGCATCGGGGGAGCGTCCTCGCCGGGCCGGGGTTCGGCGACGGCGGTGCGGTACGGGCATGGGGCTCGCAGGTGGAGTGCGTGCAGGTGCGCCTGTCTCCGGTGGTCGCACGCGCGGTTCTGGGCGTGTCCCCGGTTGACGTGGCCGGTGCGATGGCGGTCCTCGACGACCTGTGGGGCCGGGACGCGGCAAGGGCTCGCGAGCAGTTGGGCGAAGCCTCCTCGTGGGAGGAGCGCTTCGCGTTGACGGACGCGTTGCTCGCCCGGCGATGCGACGCGCGGTCGCCCGTGGATCCCGAGGTGGCCCGGGCCTGGGAGCGGATCGTCGCCGGCCGGGGTCGCGTCCGGATCGGCCCGCTGGCGGACGAGCTGGGCTGGAGCCGCAAGCGACTGTGGTCGCGGTTCCACGCGCAGATCGGCATGCCGCCCAAACGCGCCGCCCAGCTGGTCCGATTCGACCATGCCGCCCACCGGTTGGTCGCGGGCGAAGACGTGTCCCAAGTCGCGGCGGAGGGCGGTTACTTCGACCAGTCCCATCTGCATCGGGATGTCATGGCGTTCACCGGACTCACGCCGACGACGGTGGCCGGTGAGCCGTTCCTGACCATCGACGACACCGCATGGCCGGGCACGGAACGAGCGAACGCCCGCCCGTGA
- a CDS encoding LysR family transcriptional regulator translates to MNLARLDLNLVVALRALLEERNVTRAGQRVGLSQPAMSASLARLRRHFDDDLLARVGGHYELTALGQVLLARTATAYEVMERLFASQAAFDPVSETREFKIVASDYAVAVFGAELARVVHEEAPGIRLRFTQTPTSVVDETATLLSTTDGLLMPHGVISDFPATDLYEDRWVFLVADDHPTVGDRLTHEDLGRLPWVTYQRTYDAPAVRQLGMLGIEPRVEVSVVNFQLLPMLVERTQRITLIQARLARLLAPLAAVHVVEPPYEAVPLREALWWHPVHTHDAAHIWLRETTARVGRGMADAPAAHPGF, encoded by the coding sequence GTGAATCTGGCCCGTCTCGACCTGAACCTTGTCGTCGCCCTGCGCGCTCTGCTCGAGGAGCGCAACGTCACCCGCGCCGGTCAGCGCGTCGGGCTGAGCCAGCCCGCGATGAGCGCCTCCCTGGCCCGGCTGCGCCGCCACTTCGACGACGACCTGCTCGCCCGCGTGGGCGGCCACTACGAGCTCACGGCGCTCGGCCAGGTCCTGCTGGCCCGCACCGCCACCGCCTACGAGGTGATGGAACGGCTCTTCGCGAGCCAGGCCGCGTTCGACCCGGTGAGCGAGACGCGTGAGTTCAAGATCGTGGCGTCCGACTACGCGGTCGCCGTGTTCGGTGCGGAACTCGCCCGGGTCGTGCACGAAGAGGCTCCGGGGATCCGGCTGCGCTTCACCCAGACCCCGACCAGTGTGGTCGACGAGACGGCCACCCTGCTGAGCACCACCGACGGACTGCTCATGCCGCACGGCGTCATCAGCGACTTTCCCGCCACAGACCTCTACGAGGACCGCTGGGTCTTCCTCGTCGCCGACGATCACCCCACCGTCGGTGACCGGCTCACCCACGAGGACCTGGGGCGGCTGCCATGGGTGACCTACCAGCGGACCTACGACGCCCCTGCGGTTCGCCAGCTCGGCATGCTGGGGATCGAGCCGCGCGTCGAGGTCTCCGTCGTCAACTTCCAGTTGCTGCCCATGCTGGTGGAGCGCACGCAGCGCATCACCCTGATCCAGGCGCGCCTCGCCCGGCTGCTCGCGCCGCTCGCCGCGGTCCACGTGGTCGAGCCGCCGTACGAGGCGGTTCCGCTGCGGGAGGCGCTCTGGTGGCACCCCGTGCACACGCACGACGCCGCCCACATCTGGCTCCGTGAGACGACCGCCCGGGTGGGCCGCGGCATGGCGGACGCACCCGCGGCCCACCCGGGCTTCTGA
- a CDS encoding LacI family DNA-binding transcriptional regulator produces the protein MLKRSSGTPTLEEVAALAGVGRGTVSRVINNASGVKASTRRAVQRAIEELDYVPNLAARSLAGRRADAVALVMTKTDWRLFGEPFFSEVARAVGDALTEADVQLLLTLVRTDAERQRLVKYVRGGRIDGALLMSVRAEDRLPDMLADAGLPTVLLGRRSDEERVTYVDADNVGGARAAVAHLARGGRKSIAAITGPPEMYASRCRLRGYREALRDAGIDEVQSLVVQGDFSEVSGRRAMTGLIERHPEVDGVFASSDSMAAGAVTALHTAGRRVPQDVAVIGFDDFELAEQTEPRLTTVRQPMEEIGRTMVRLLLEEMDQPQVAWRHVILRTQLVVRESA, from the coding sequence ATGCTGAAGCGAAGTTCCGGCACACCGACGCTGGAGGAAGTGGCCGCGCTCGCCGGAGTGGGGCGGGGCACGGTCTCCCGGGTGATCAACAACGCGTCGGGCGTCAAGGCGTCCACACGCCGTGCCGTGCAGCGCGCCATCGAGGAACTGGACTACGTCCCCAACCTGGCCGCGCGCTCACTGGCCGGCCGGCGCGCGGACGCCGTCGCACTGGTGATGACGAAGACGGACTGGCGGCTGTTCGGGGAGCCGTTCTTCTCAGAGGTCGCACGGGCGGTCGGGGACGCCCTGACCGAGGCGGACGTGCAGTTGCTGCTCACGCTCGTCCGCACGGACGCCGAGCGGCAGCGGCTCGTGAAGTACGTGCGCGGTGGCCGGATCGACGGGGCGCTGCTCATGTCCGTGCGGGCCGAGGACCGGTTGCCGGACATGCTCGCCGACGCCGGACTGCCCACGGTGCTGCTCGGCAGGCGCTCGGACGAGGAACGGGTGACCTATGTGGACGCGGACAACGTGGGTGGCGCGCGGGCCGCGGTCGCCCATCTGGCGCGCGGCGGGCGGAAGTCCATCGCCGCGATCACGGGCCCGCCCGAGATGTACGCCTCCCGGTGCAGGCTGCGCGGCTACCGGGAGGCGCTGCGCGACGCCGGGATCGACGAGGTGCAGTCCCTGGTCGTACAGGGGGACTTCAGCGAGGTCAGCGGGCGGCGGGCGATGACCGGGCTCATCGAACGGCACCCGGAGGTGGACGGCGTCTTCGCCTCGTCGGACAGCATGGCCGCCGGGGCGGTGACCGCCCTGCACACGGCGGGACGCCGGGTCCCGCAGGATGTGGCGGTGATCGGCTTCGACGACTTCGAGCTGGCCGAGCAGACCGAACCGCGGCTGACGACCGTCCGCCAGCCGATGGAGGAGATCGGCCGGACCATGGTGCGGCTGCTGCTGGAGGAGATGGACCAGCCACAGGTCGCGTGGCGCCATGTGATCCTGCGGACGCAGCTGGTGGTGCGCGAGTCGGCCTGA